Below is a window of Brassica napus cultivar Da-Ae chromosome A5, Da-Ae, whole genome shotgun sequence DNA.
aaaataccACACATTAAGCCGAACCATTAATCACAACGTCACAAACCAACCCTTTCCCTCACGAGCATCTTCAGGTTCCCATGGAATGCGTGTGCATCACATCATAACCTGACGATGAACTGGTGACTGGGCTCCAGTGGAAACAGCAAACGTGGTGTTCGTGCTCGTGGTCTTCGACGACGCCATATTAGAGGAAAATCCGAGACCAGACACTTCCAAACCGGTTCTCCCAAACCGGCCAGAATCGCCCGGAAGACGAACGTAGTAAGAAGAAGAACGCTCGTGGCCATAACGGATTTGCATGACGGCTCGGTAAACAAACGGGATTAGACCCTCCATTTATGTTTATTGCTATAGCAGCCAAAGAAACAGACTCGTTTGGTCTTATAGGGAAGTCGGAACTGCCACATGGTGTTTCGTGATTTGTTGCGGTATCCACAAGTTTTCCCACGTCATTTAGCTAACTActattttagtattatattGAAGGTTAAAGAGAGAAGCAATCCCTTTGAATGTGAAATTGGCTACAAGAAGAATCTGAAAACTACATTCGAACTGATATGAAACCACGGCTGGTCCAACGGATTTATCTTCAACAAATATATCCATATACAATTGATTTTATCCACTTCCAattataaataatgttttgcAGCTAAGGCTGCTAGCGAGTTGAAAATTGACTGTTCTGTCTATAACTATTCTAGTGGATTTTTCAAAAGCAGtattataaattattcatttgttGCAGACCTTTTCTAATCTACTATACTTTTTCCATACTTGGACAAATCAGACGACaatgaaataatttatatatagcaGAGGCAGGTATCGCATGACCTTTCGGTTTATACAAATCTTGTGAGgccttttcttttttatttaagaacACAATATTCAAAAATCGtcaaataaatttgttaaatgATGACGTTTGGGGggtaaatataataaagagAGTTTTACGAATTTCGGCCGGGCGAACAAGAAGCTACGCCATCACAGTCACAGTCATTACCAGATAAAGCTGGGAA
It encodes the following:
- the LOC106395240 gene encoding uncharacterized protein LOC106395240, whose amino-acid sequence is MEGLIPFVYRAVMQIRYGHERSSSYYVRLPGDSGRFGRTGLEVSGLGFSSNMASSKTTSTNTTFAVSTGAQSPVHRQVMM